AGATCCTAAGTCTACTTATCATTGAAGTTGTTTATTGATTAACTTATGATCCAAAATAATctgtatataaaaattaaaattaaattgtcaAGATATTTACATACAACTAATAATCGAAATTAACTCAATGTGAGATATTATATAAATCCACATGAACTCCTAAATGGACCTCTCCAATTAGTACCATGCCTACTGTAGgaataatcaacttattcacaAGATATTTAGTTGGCTTATTTAAATCATTGTAATTAGGGAAAACTCTCGTTTACCAAGTTTAGTTTATTTCCTAAATTAGATCCTAATTCTTGTATAAATAATTGGATCTGTAAACTATGAAAATCAATACAAACAGTattcataaaccctaatttccgcaatcttaaattcttcatggtatcagtgCCAAAGGTGTTTTCCGGGACCGACAACACCATTGGTTATCATCATCTACCCTAAAACATACCTGTCCAAAGAACAAGGGCAGAAACCAACCCAAAACAGCTCATAAAGATGGAATAGATGGAACAAATGTTCAAACTGTTTCAACAAATGAATAAACCCAACATAAACCTTGAAACCATATCTCCTGACCTAAAATTGACCGAAAAgctaaattatcaaaattacacGACTTGGTACAAAATGATGCAGATAGCTTTGGAATGCAGAGGACGTCTCAATCACATCATCGACGATCCTCCTAGCATCACAGATCCAAATTACAGAGCATGGAAACAAAAAGATTCGATAGTCTTGTCATGGATTATTTCGAATATCAGTACAGACCTTATAAACCAATTCTTAGACTACACTATTGCAAAAGATTTATGGAGAGGGATCGAAGTTCTATTAAGCAGTGGAAGGGATGAACTCCAGATCTTCGATCTGAGTTCTCAAGCCAATAATTTGAAACAAAATCGAGACCCTTTGGAGGTTTTTTATGGGAAACTTAACACTATCTGGAAAGAGATAGACCGAAGACAACCAAATCCCATGATACATGCGGAGGATATAACGATTTTCAACACCTTTATTCAAAAGCAACGGCTATTTCAATTTTTGGCCGGAATCCATGACACTTTTGACAAAGAGAAGCGTGACTTGCTACATCAAGATCCACTCCCAACAGTGGAAGTGGCCTATGCCACAATCAGACGAGAAATCTCTAGGCGTGGGATTATGAGCCACACTTCATCACCGGGAAAAATTCCCTCAGAGATAGGGAGTGGGTTGGCCGTTAAACACCGGTCGGATGTCTCATTCCGGCGTAATGAAGAGGATAAAACTCACCTGAGATGCAGTTACTGTGGAGGGAGCCGTCATACAAAAGAAGGATGTTTCAAAATCATTGGCTTCCCGGAATGGTGGGAGGAACACCAGCAGCGgaaagccgccaccaaggctcCGTCAAGAACCGGCGGCAAGGCTCACTTGGCCGCTGGCGCTTCATCTCCCACCAACAGACCAACCATTCACATAGAAGCAAAGGAAGACAGAAATAGTGTTGAAGGTGAAATGAAACAGAAAGCGCAAAGAGGCGTatcagaagagagagaaagggggAAGGAGGGGAAAGGTCTGGAAACAGAAGCTAGTGAGGAAGGGAAAGGGAAACACTCACACTCCCACCTTTTTATAACCCCACCCTCAAAAAACCCTAAGCCCATTCAAACCCACCGGCCCATTTTGAAACAAACCCATAACCGGCCCATTCTCAATACCACTCACAAACCCACTTACAAAACCCATAAACTTGGTCTACTATGCAAACCTCGTCTATCATCCCCATGGATATTTGATTGCGGGGCTACTGATACTATGACTTTTGACCCCCGTGATCTTTTATCCACTCATCCAAAAACCCGAACCTATATTCAAACTGCTAATGGGGAGTGCGTGAGTGTTGACCAAGCTGGGCCTGTTGCTATTTCTCCCTCTCTCAAAATTAATAATTGTcttttaatttctagcttatCTCACAAGTTATTGCCTATCAGTCAATTGACTCGAGAATTAAACTGTACTGTGCTTATGTCTTCTTCTggttgtgttgtgcaggatgctcagacagggaagactattgggcgtggtactgaacgTGACGGTCTATACTATGTGGACGAGGCGATTCAAACGGGTCACACTTTGCTTGCTCAAGGGTTCACAGATCATCAGTTATGGACGTGGCATAGACGTCTCGGACATCCATCACTAGGTTATCTGAAACATCTTTTTCCGTCATTAGTTAAAAGTACTGTAGTCTTAGATTGTGAAGCTTGTATTCTTGCGAAAAGTCACAAACATTCCTACTTTCCTAGTTCAAATCAGAGCAATGAACCAtttattttaatacattctgatgtttggggCCCTGCTCCTGAATTTAATAAACAGAGTTATTTATACTTTGtttcctttattgatgattgtactagAATGTGCTGGATATACTTCCTAAAACACAAGTCTGAGGTGTTTGATGTTTTTGTCAAGTTTTACAACATGATTGTCACCCAGTTTAAAGCCAAACCTCAGATACTTCGATCTGACAATGGGGGGGGAATACATGAACCAACATATGGAAAACTTCTTCACTACCCATGGCCTCATTCACCAAACCTCGTGCCCTCAcaccccacaacaaaatggcATAGCTGAAAGAAAGAATCGCACTCTCCTAGAAATAGGGCGAGCTCTTATGTTTGAAGCCCATGTCCCATCCTATTTTTGGCCTGAAGCCATTGCCTCTGCCACCTACCTCACAAACAGACTACCCTCCAAAGCCCTTCAGTTCAAATCTCCTCTTGAAGTCCTCCATACCTACACCACTGTTCCCTCATTCCACTCCTTACCCCCCCCGAAtttttgggtgtgttgtgtttGTTCACTTGCCGAAACCTGTTCGGAATAAACTTGAACCTCGGGCCGTTAAGTGTATCTTTGTTGGCTATGGTAATAATCAAAAGGGATATCGTTGCTTTGATCCGACTCAAAACAAATTATATACTACAATGGATTGTGACTTCCTTGAGCATTCTTATTTTTAATCCCAGCTTCGTCCTCAGGGGGAGACTACAGATGATGACTTAAGCTGACTCACATATTCTGTAACTAATGATCTGAACcacaaagagcaagtaggtaatccCACAGATATTGCTACGGAAAACATAGTATTACTTTCTCCTCAGGCCGAACCCACCTTGTCTAAGGCATCCAGTGATCAAGAAGTTGTTTCGGAGACCCAAGAGGTATCATCTGAACCAAAGCCTCAAACTAATAATGATATATCGGGTATTGTTAATTCTCCATGCAGATACG
This genomic stretch from Amaranthus tricolor cultivar Red isolate AtriRed21 chromosome 9, ASM2621246v1, whole genome shotgun sequence harbors:
- the LOC130823415 gene encoding uncharacterized protein LOC130823415, with protein sequence MEQMFKLFQQMNKPNINLETISPDLKLTEKLNYQNYTTWYKMMQIALECRGRLNHIIDDPPSITDPNYRAWKQKDSIVLSWIISNISTDLINQFLDYTIAKDLWRGIEVLLSSGRDELQIFDLSSQANNLKQNRDPLEVFYGKLNTIWKEIDRRQPNPMIHAEDITIFNTFIQKQRLFQFLAGIHDTFDKEKRDLLHQDPLPTVEVAYATIRREISRRGIMSHTSSPGKIPSEIGSGLAVKHRSDVSFRRNEEDKTHLRCSYCGGSRHTKEGCFKIIGFPEWWEEHQQRKAATKAPSRTGGKAHLAAGASSPTNRPTIHIEAKEDRNSVEGEMKQKAQRGVSEERERGKEGKGLETEASEEGKGKHSHSHLFITPPSKNPKPIQTHRPILKQTHNRPILNTTHKPTYKTHKLGLLCKPRLSSPWIFDCGATDTMTFDPRDLLSTHPKTRTYIQTANGECVSVDQAGPVAISPSLKINNCLLISSLSHKLLPISQLTRELNCTVLMSSSGFTDHQLWTWHRRLGHPSLGYLKHLFPSLVKSTVVLDCEACILAKSHKHSYFPSSNQSNEPFILIHSDVWGPAPEFNKQSYLYFVSFIDDCTRMCWIYFLKHKSEVFDVFVKFYNMIVTQFKAKPQILRSDNGGGIHEPTYGKLLHYPWPHSPNLVPSHPTTKWHS